In Haloplanus rubicundus, one DNA window encodes the following:
- a CDS encoding DUF7563 family protein, which yields MPECQNCGAFVTRDYARVFTPDGVDEPRVCPRCEDMVRDGADVRTARSPRNS from the coding sequence ATGCCCGAGTGCCAGAACTGTGGTGCGTTCGTCACCCGTGACTACGCCCGGGTGTTTACGCCGGACGGCGTGGACGAACCCCGCGTATGCCCCCGCTGTGAAGATATGGTCCGCGACGGCGCGGACGTCCGTACTGCCCGCTCTCCGCGAAACTCCTGA
- a CDS encoding CBS domain-containing protein — translation MELPTPQDLRERRTSLDLTQSALAEMAGVSQPLIARIEGGDVDPRLSTLRRIVAALDEAEGGVVRAEDLMNEELVSVAPDDSVADAERQMEDAAFSQLPVLQSGLPVGSISYSDIRRAGENVGQKAVAEIMSEQFPTVSREDSVDKISNLLDYYKAVIVTEGGEAVGIITEADIAAELS, via the coding sequence ATGGAACTACCCACGCCACAGGACCTGCGGGAGCGGCGGACCTCGCTGGATCTCACCCAGAGCGCCCTCGCCGAGATGGCGGGCGTCTCGCAGCCGCTGATCGCACGGATCGAAGGCGGGGACGTCGATCCGCGCCTCTCGACGTTGCGCCGCATCGTGGCGGCGCTCGACGAGGCCGAGGGCGGCGTCGTCCGGGCCGAGGACCTGATGAACGAGGAGCTGGTCAGCGTCGCACCGGACGACTCCGTCGCGGACGCCGAACGGCAGATGGAGGACGCGGCCTTCTCACAGCTCCCCGTCCTGCAGAGCGGACTGCCCGTCGGCTCGATCAGTTACAGCGACATCCGCCGTGCGGGGGAAAACGTCGGGCAGAAGGCCGTCGCGGAGATCATGAGCGAGCAGTTCCCCACCGTCTCGCGCGAGGACTCCGTCGACAAGATCAGCAACCTGCTCGACTACTACAAGGCCGTCATCGTCACCGAGGGTGGCGAAGCCGTCGGCATCATCACCGAAGCGGACATCGCGGCCGAACTCTCCTGA
- the purM gene encoding phosphoribosylformylglycinamidine cyclo-ligase, whose product MNDEDESEELTYAATGVDIAESEAATAALVGAVGESAGDYAGLLDIGDRYLGLATDGVGTKLLVAEALSDYSTVGIDCIAMNANDLVAAGVRPVAFVDYLAVDEPDERFAEQIGEGLAEGAERAGIELVGGETAVMPEVVKGLDLAGTCAGLAAKDALFPGRADVGDALVGVPSSGIHSNGLTLARTAVTREDDYTDPCPFGDYDTLGEALLEPTRIYTDLLDPMREHGVNAAAHVTGGGWTNLDRLGDHRYAIDDPFDPQPVFDYVQEAGNVSDEEMHRTFNMGTGFVAALSLSDAEALAEAVDGRIIGHVEDGDGVSIRGLEL is encoded by the coding sequence ATGAACGACGAGGACGAAAGCGAGGAACTCACCTACGCGGCGACGGGCGTCGACATCGCGGAGAGCGAGGCGGCGACGGCCGCCCTCGTCGGTGCCGTCGGCGAGAGCGCGGGCGACTACGCGGGTCTCCTCGACATCGGCGACCGCTATCTCGGCCTGGCGACCGACGGCGTCGGGACGAAACTCCTCGTCGCCGAGGCGCTGTCCGACTACTCGACGGTCGGCATCGACTGCATCGCGATGAACGCCAACGACCTCGTGGCGGCGGGGGTCCGGCCGGTCGCCTTCGTCGACTACCTCGCGGTCGACGAACCCGACGAACGCTTCGCCGAACAGATCGGCGAGGGGCTCGCCGAAGGGGCCGAGCGCGCGGGCATCGAACTCGTCGGTGGCGAGACGGCGGTCATGCCCGAAGTGGTCAAGGGACTCGACCTCGCGGGCACCTGTGCCGGCCTCGCCGCGAAGGACGCACTCTTTCCCGGCCGTGCCGACGTGGGCGACGCGCTCGTCGGGGTGCCGTCCTCGGGGATCCACTCCAACGGATTGACGCTGGCGCGGACGGCCGTCACGCGCGAGGACGACTACACCGACCCCTGTCCGTTCGGCGACTACGACACCCTCGGCGAGGCGCTGCTCGAACCGACGCGCATCTACACCGACCTCCTCGATCCGATGCGGGAACACGGCGTCAACGCGGCGGCCCACGTCACGGGCGGCGGGTGGACCAACCTCGACCGGCTCGGCGATCACCGGTACGCCATCGACGATCCATTCGATCCCCAGCCGGTGTTCGACTACGTCCAGGAGGCGGGCAACGTCTCGGACGAGGAGATGCACCGGACGTTCAACATGGGGACCGGCTTCGTCGCGGCGCTCTCCCTGTCGGACGCCGAGGCGCTGGCGGAGGCGGTGGACGGCCGGATCATCGGCCACGTCGAGGACGGCGACGGCGTCTCGATCCGCGGGCTGGAGCTGTAG